The window gaggcataggcggagatgacgaaaagacaccgtttctcacgccgatttcttctcactttgatggaactttctaatctaacagcacataaccgactgttaatggggatccaatcgattagtgctgcctcagccctagcgcttagtgcgacaccaacgccagcaagaccagacgaagatgccacagtgTCCCCAGATAAGCGCaggtggaacaagcttttcgaggcgacagatggagagcggatttgtagtacttcactagggtcttgaatacgggtctcggatagacaacaaacatcaacattaagaccttccaaagacatagccaccCCTATCTGTTGTcagatctgcattagtgtgcgaacgttgaaggaagccagcttgaacggcgtacgtggtttcagaaagactgcctcagtattcattatcggtggaagcattcactttcaaccagacagtgactggagatcgtttagataggacaggttttccaccaagagcgagctgctgcataagttgaaaagtaaggttacacaaattggggataaaagggggtgagttagcgatatggtaagtaataataataataataataatataaattgtcttgcttataatatgagcaggaatagaatcgtcagtagagttcatcatttcattcatttctggagaagaactgttaactgatggtaaaactcatctttgATTGCATCCGgactgcaatctgtcggggcataggcggagatgacgaaaagacaccgattctcacaccgatttcttctcactttgatagaactttctaatctaacagcacataactcgggggccacaccccgagcctttgacctagaggtctaatccacaaggcagtggagcatcgtgaggagatgcagtcccatggtagccggtgatcaacgattgattcatacgccatttgttccctcaggatactggagctagcccatgtgcatcattggtttgggactgtagtttttcaactcccctaagtggacactccacatccatcaacccggttatggcgtcggacattcgcttttcgtcctctcaatttcgtaaacgatagtaatgccacgagaaggcagtgagtaggacttccctggcagaggctatatattcgcgtggccatgtgagagcatttcgagagaaaaagcggactctccccactctcggccgtaccagggcatttggggagcAGTCTACACTTACTAAGACGAATCAATCCGACTGCTAACGAATTCATAGAAACTCGACATCTACACCACACAACATCGACTGTCGAGATAGGTGGTGACTAGGCAAAAGCAGAATATGTCCCAACGCCTTCAGTTGATGAGGCACCACCGTGTTATTTGATTTATCATATTTGCCTAGTAACCTAAGCCTAACATCAACATTGATCATTCGATGATCCCAAATACACGAGCGAACCTTTGAAAAACTCTATGATTGAATACTAGCAACCTAAGAAAATCTTTAAttaatggtcatgtttcacaACCATGaagtagaacagagtgaacTGTTTGGTAAACTCACCTCTTAGTTAGTTGACGGATATCTTGTATACATCATTAGTGATGAATGTTGGCGAAAGCCATCCCAGCCTTCTGAATTGGTATTTAGACTTCACCAGACACCAACTCATCAGGACATATGAGATTATTCCCCGTAAGGCAAATACTTTGGACCTGCTAAATGAAGTATTTCTGCAAAATAAGTAGGACCTTGTGGATGCACTCAATTTTCGCGGTGAACTGTTAAAAATAGTCGAAGACTTTTGTACCTGGGTAGCTGCGTAAGTCCTGGAGGTTACATGGTAGATGAGTCAAGTTAGATACAGTATAAGCCAGAGGGGTTTAAACCAGTGTTAGTTTGGCTGCAAAACACTAAGTTTACAAAGCATTGGTAAGAGCATTTCTGCTCTATGCTAATGAAACCTAGCCCCGCCAAACTAAGAATGTTTAGAGACTATATTTGATTATCACTATGGTTATGTTTTAAATGAACTGTTTCCAATACTACTCTTGCTTACCTATTTATTTATAGATCGCATACGCTCTGCCTTTTCTTCTTCAGTTTTATCAGTTTACTTGGGTTGTACTGTTTGCAAGCTATTACACCAGAACTTATGTGGTATAAATAAGTAATGAAAAATTCGTGTCTAAAACTAACTATATTACACATTCAGAGTATCTCCATGCTATGGATTCAGGGAgctaaaagaaaataattattcGGTTTAAATTTTACAAACTGTTCACACAATTTATTTAATCACTGATTTCAACAGAAAGGCAAACAAAAAGACAACATAAAGACATACCAACAACACCATCCACACTGTATACATCAGGAAATATTTGGTCACGTCGCCTGAAGGCAGAATCAGTAGATGTTACGTGTCGTATAGAAATCGGAAGCCAAGAGTTGGGATCATTAGCCACTTCATTTGGATGTTCTTGAAAACGATGCAAGCCTAAACGATCCTCGGTTGCAAAACATGAAATACGTTGTTGAGCTCGACACTCGGAGCATAGGTGATGAGATTCACCGTAATGGTCTAATAATTCACACTGCTGTCTAAAATGAGTAATACAAACAGACTAAAGTATCAACAACGGGCAGTAAACCTGTAAATGATAGGTGACATTTGGTGAATTACAAAGCATGACAAAAAAACGCCTTAAACATGAAATAGAATTTTCTGGTGAAATTAGCACAGTAGGATGAagcataaaacaaaacaataacaataatgagtGATTAAGGTAGCTCATAACGTAACCGCTCTTCAAATGCAGTACCATATGcaactgcccccaaatgcccaggtacggccgagagtggggagagtccgctttttctctcgaaatgctctcacatggccacgcgaatatatagcctctgccagggaagtcctactcactgccttctcgtggcattactatcgtttacgaaattgagaggacgaaaagcgaatgtccgacgccataaccgggttgatggatgtggagtgtcca of the Schistosoma mansoni, WGS project CABG00000000 data, supercontig 0579, strain Puerto Rico, whole genome shotgun sequence genome contains:
- a CDS encoding peter pan-related, translating into QQCELLDHYGESHHLCSECRAQQRISCFATEDRLGLHRFQEHPNEVANDPNSWLPISIRHVTSTDSAFRRRDQIFPDVYSVDGVVGMSLCCLFVCLSVEISD